The Watersipora subatra chromosome 1, tzWatSuba1.1, whole genome shotgun sequence genome has a window encoding:
- the LOC137385678 gene encoding nuclear distribution protein nudE homolog 1-like isoform X2: MPSSEDIEYWKNLAEEYNAKWQDAKEELDEYQQSSQELESEMELQLEQSESKVKELTSQNERLETELDTLRERFEQQSSTDARLIGELQDDLAELKGYKRELEVYIRELEQMNDDLQRAKRETVSSLQDFESKLNQAIERNAFLESELDDRDYLMESVQRLKDEARDLRQELDVTKKKKDEPETTSPAVVKVKPEVKVEPSTNHQQLLPNTIYKENQSNGTMSTPSRTGLLRSTGTSNTASTPLTPTARISALNIVGDLLRKVGALETKLNAVKNTVSDQSPMTKHRNLHLAGTTSHRHRRDVRPPSMGLNATSSLLSNHSASEKSGGFTSRII; this comes from the exons GTGGCAAGATGCGAAGGAAGAACTGGATGAATACCAGCAAAGTAGTCAGGAATTGGAATCTGAAATGGAACTACAGTTAGAACAATCAGAGAGCAAAGTAAAGGAATTGACCTCACAAAATGAGAGGCTGGAAACAGAGCTGGACACACTCAGG GAAAGGTTTGAACAGCAATCTTCGACAGATGCGAGGCTGATTGGAGAGCTGCAGGATGATCTTGCCGAGCTAAAAGGCTACAAGAGAGAACTGGAAGTCTATATTAGAGAATTGGAGCAGATGAATGATGATTTGCAGCGCGCTAAGAG GGAAACAGTCAGCTCTCTGCAGGACTTTGAATCTAAGCTCAATCAGGCAATAGAGAGAAATGCATTCCTCGAATCGGAACTCGATGACAGGGACTATCTGATGGAAAGTGTACAAAGGCTGAAGGATGAAGCTAGAG ATCTGAGACAAGAATTAGACGTTACTAAGAAGAAAAAGGATGAGCCGGAAACTACGTCTCCGGCAGTTGTTAAAGTGAAACCAGAAGTGAAGGTTGAGCCTTCGACCAATCACCAACAGTTACTCCCTAATACAATATACAAGGAGAATCAATCTAATGGCACTATGAGTACACCTAGCAGAACAGGCTTACTGAGAA GTACTGGAACATCAAATACAGCTAGCACACCCTTAACACCTACTGCTCGTATATCAGCTCTAAATATTGTTGGAGATCTTCTGAGGAAAGTTGGTGCTCTGGAGACAAAATTGAATGCGGTAAAGAACACAGTCTCTGACCAGAGTCCTATGACCAAGCATAG GAACCTACACCTGGCAGGCACCACCTCCCATAGACACAG AAGAGATGTTCGACCGCCATCTATGGGGCTCAACGCAACGTCATCGTTGCTGTCTAATCACAGTGCGTCTGAG AAGAGCGGTGGATTCACGTCGAGGATCATCTAA
- the LOC137385678 gene encoding nuclear distribution protein nudE homolog 1-like isoform X4 yields the protein MPSSEDIEYWKNLAEEYNAKWQDAKEELDEYQQSSQELESEMELQLEQSESKVKELTSQNERLETELDTLRERFEQQSSTDARLIGELQDDLAELKGYKRELEVYIRELEQMNDDLQRAKRETVSSLQDFESKLNQAIERNAFLESELDDRDYLMESVQRLKDEARDLRQELDVTKKKKDEPETTSPAVVKVKPEVKVEPSTNHQQLLPNTIYKENQSNGTMSTPSRTGLLRSTGTSNTASTPLTPTARISALNIVGDLLRKVGALETKLNAVKNTVSDQSPMTKHRNLHLAGTTSHRHRRAVDSRRGSSKTPGQAGGYVKISV from the exons GTGGCAAGATGCGAAGGAAGAACTGGATGAATACCAGCAAAGTAGTCAGGAATTGGAATCTGAAATGGAACTACAGTTAGAACAATCAGAGAGCAAAGTAAAGGAATTGACCTCACAAAATGAGAGGCTGGAAACAGAGCTGGACACACTCAGG GAAAGGTTTGAACAGCAATCTTCGACAGATGCGAGGCTGATTGGAGAGCTGCAGGATGATCTTGCCGAGCTAAAAGGCTACAAGAGAGAACTGGAAGTCTATATTAGAGAATTGGAGCAGATGAATGATGATTTGCAGCGCGCTAAGAG GGAAACAGTCAGCTCTCTGCAGGACTTTGAATCTAAGCTCAATCAGGCAATAGAGAGAAATGCATTCCTCGAATCGGAACTCGATGACAGGGACTATCTGATGGAAAGTGTACAAAGGCTGAAGGATGAAGCTAGAG ATCTGAGACAAGAATTAGACGTTACTAAGAAGAAAAAGGATGAGCCGGAAACTACGTCTCCGGCAGTTGTTAAAGTGAAACCAGAAGTGAAGGTTGAGCCTTCGACCAATCACCAACAGTTACTCCCTAATACAATATACAAGGAGAATCAATCTAATGGCACTATGAGTACACCTAGCAGAACAGGCTTACTGAGAA GTACTGGAACATCAAATACAGCTAGCACACCCTTAACACCTACTGCTCGTATATCAGCTCTAAATATTGTTGGAGATCTTCTGAGGAAAGTTGGTGCTCTGGAGACAAAATTGAATGCGGTAAAGAACACAGTCTCTGACCAGAGTCCTATGACCAAGCATAG GAACCTACACCTGGCAGGCACCACCTCCCATAGACACAG AAGAGCGGTGGATTCACGTCGAGGATCATCTAAGACTCCTGGTCAAGCTGGAGGCTATGTGAAGATAAGCGTATAA
- the LOC137385678 gene encoding nuclear distribution protein nudE homolog 1-like isoform X1, whose amino-acid sequence MPSSEDIEYWKNLAEEYNAKWQDAKEELDEYQQSSQELESEMELQLEQSESKVKELTSQNERLETELDTLRERFEQQSSTDARLIGELQDDLAELKGYKRELEVYIRELEQMNDDLQRAKRETVSSLQDFESKLNQAIERNAFLESELDDRDYLMESVQRLKDEARDLRQELDVTKKKKDEPETTSPAVVKVKPEVKVEPSTNHQQLLPNTIYKENQSNGTMSTPSRTGLLRSTGTSNTASTPLTPTARISALNIVGDLLRKVGALETKLNAVKNTVSDQSPMTKHRNLHLAGTTSHRHRRDVRPPSMGLNATSSLLSNHSASEVSATTWRAWFTRSDM is encoded by the exons GTGGCAAGATGCGAAGGAAGAACTGGATGAATACCAGCAAAGTAGTCAGGAATTGGAATCTGAAATGGAACTACAGTTAGAACAATCAGAGAGCAAAGTAAAGGAATTGACCTCACAAAATGAGAGGCTGGAAACAGAGCTGGACACACTCAGG GAAAGGTTTGAACAGCAATCTTCGACAGATGCGAGGCTGATTGGAGAGCTGCAGGATGATCTTGCCGAGCTAAAAGGCTACAAGAGAGAACTGGAAGTCTATATTAGAGAATTGGAGCAGATGAATGATGATTTGCAGCGCGCTAAGAG GGAAACAGTCAGCTCTCTGCAGGACTTTGAATCTAAGCTCAATCAGGCAATAGAGAGAAATGCATTCCTCGAATCGGAACTCGATGACAGGGACTATCTGATGGAAAGTGTACAAAGGCTGAAGGATGAAGCTAGAG ATCTGAGACAAGAATTAGACGTTACTAAGAAGAAAAAGGATGAGCCGGAAACTACGTCTCCGGCAGTTGTTAAAGTGAAACCAGAAGTGAAGGTTGAGCCTTCGACCAATCACCAACAGTTACTCCCTAATACAATATACAAGGAGAATCAATCTAATGGCACTATGAGTACACCTAGCAGAACAGGCTTACTGAGAA GTACTGGAACATCAAATACAGCTAGCACACCCTTAACACCTACTGCTCGTATATCAGCTCTAAATATTGTTGGAGATCTTCTGAGGAAAGTTGGTGCTCTGGAGACAAAATTGAATGCGGTAAAGAACACAGTCTCTGACCAGAGTCCTATGACCAAGCATAG GAACCTACACCTGGCAGGCACCACCTCCCATAGACACAG AAGAGATGTTCGACCGCCATCTATGGGGCTCAACGCAACGTCATCGTTGCTGTCTAATCACAGTGCGTCTGAGGTCAGTGCTACAACATGGAGGGCATGGTTTACTCGGAGCGACATGTAA
- the LOC137385678 gene encoding nuclear distribution protein nudE homolog 1-like isoform X5: protein MPSSEDIEYWKNLAEEYNAKWQDAKEELDEYQQSSQELESEMELQLEQSESKVKELTSQNERLETELDTLRERFEQQSSTDARLIGELQDDLAELKGYKRELEVYIRELEQMNDDLQRAKRETVSSLQDFESKLNQAIERNAFLESELDDRDYLMESVQRLKDEARDLRQELDVTKKKKDEPETTSPAVVKVKPEVKVEPSTNHQQLLPNTIYKENQSNGTMSTPSRTGLLRSTGTSNTASTPLTPTARISALNIVGDLLRKVGALETKLNAVKNTVSDQSPMTKHRRDVRPPSMGLNATSSLLSNHSASEKSGGFTSRII, encoded by the exons GTGGCAAGATGCGAAGGAAGAACTGGATGAATACCAGCAAAGTAGTCAGGAATTGGAATCTGAAATGGAACTACAGTTAGAACAATCAGAGAGCAAAGTAAAGGAATTGACCTCACAAAATGAGAGGCTGGAAACAGAGCTGGACACACTCAGG GAAAGGTTTGAACAGCAATCTTCGACAGATGCGAGGCTGATTGGAGAGCTGCAGGATGATCTTGCCGAGCTAAAAGGCTACAAGAGAGAACTGGAAGTCTATATTAGAGAATTGGAGCAGATGAATGATGATTTGCAGCGCGCTAAGAG GGAAACAGTCAGCTCTCTGCAGGACTTTGAATCTAAGCTCAATCAGGCAATAGAGAGAAATGCATTCCTCGAATCGGAACTCGATGACAGGGACTATCTGATGGAAAGTGTACAAAGGCTGAAGGATGAAGCTAGAG ATCTGAGACAAGAATTAGACGTTACTAAGAAGAAAAAGGATGAGCCGGAAACTACGTCTCCGGCAGTTGTTAAAGTGAAACCAGAAGTGAAGGTTGAGCCTTCGACCAATCACCAACAGTTACTCCCTAATACAATATACAAGGAGAATCAATCTAATGGCACTATGAGTACACCTAGCAGAACAGGCTTACTGAGAA GTACTGGAACATCAAATACAGCTAGCACACCCTTAACACCTACTGCTCGTATATCAGCTCTAAATATTGTTGGAGATCTTCTGAGGAAAGTTGGTGCTCTGGAGACAAAATTGAATGCGGTAAAGAACACAGTCTCTGACCAGAGTCCTATGACCAAGCATAG AAGAGATGTTCGACCGCCATCTATGGGGCTCAACGCAACGTCATCGTTGCTGTCTAATCACAGTGCGTCTGAG AAGAGCGGTGGATTCACGTCGAGGATCATCTAA
- the LOC137385678 gene encoding nuclear distribution protein nudE homolog 1-like isoform X3: protein MPSSEDIEYWKNLAEEYNAKWQDAKEELDEYQQSSQELESEMELQLEQSESKVKELTSQNERLETELDTLRERFEQQSSTDARLIGELQDDLAELKGYKRELEVYIRELEQMNDDLQRAKRETVSSLQDFESKLNQAIERNAFLESELDDRDYLMESVQRLKDEARDLRQELDVTKKKKDEPETTSPAVVKVKPEVKVEPSTNHQQLLPNTIYKENQSNGTMSTPSRTGLLRSTGTSNTASTPLTPTARISALNIVGDLLRKVGALETKLNAVKNTVSDQSPMTKHRRDVRPPSMGLNATSSLLSNHSASEVSATTWRAWFTRSDM from the exons GTGGCAAGATGCGAAGGAAGAACTGGATGAATACCAGCAAAGTAGTCAGGAATTGGAATCTGAAATGGAACTACAGTTAGAACAATCAGAGAGCAAAGTAAAGGAATTGACCTCACAAAATGAGAGGCTGGAAACAGAGCTGGACACACTCAGG GAAAGGTTTGAACAGCAATCTTCGACAGATGCGAGGCTGATTGGAGAGCTGCAGGATGATCTTGCCGAGCTAAAAGGCTACAAGAGAGAACTGGAAGTCTATATTAGAGAATTGGAGCAGATGAATGATGATTTGCAGCGCGCTAAGAG GGAAACAGTCAGCTCTCTGCAGGACTTTGAATCTAAGCTCAATCAGGCAATAGAGAGAAATGCATTCCTCGAATCGGAACTCGATGACAGGGACTATCTGATGGAAAGTGTACAAAGGCTGAAGGATGAAGCTAGAG ATCTGAGACAAGAATTAGACGTTACTAAGAAGAAAAAGGATGAGCCGGAAACTACGTCTCCGGCAGTTGTTAAAGTGAAACCAGAAGTGAAGGTTGAGCCTTCGACCAATCACCAACAGTTACTCCCTAATACAATATACAAGGAGAATCAATCTAATGGCACTATGAGTACACCTAGCAGAACAGGCTTACTGAGAA GTACTGGAACATCAAATACAGCTAGCACACCCTTAACACCTACTGCTCGTATATCAGCTCTAAATATTGTTGGAGATCTTCTGAGGAAAGTTGGTGCTCTGGAGACAAAATTGAATGCGGTAAAGAACACAGTCTCTGACCAGAGTCCTATGACCAAGCATAG AAGAGATGTTCGACCGCCATCTATGGGGCTCAACGCAACGTCATCGTTGCTGTCTAATCACAGTGCGTCTGAGGTCAGTGCTACAACATGGAGGGCATGGTTTACTCGGAGCGACATGTAA
- the LOC137385678 gene encoding nuclear distribution protein nudE homolog 1-like isoform X6, with translation MPSSEDIEYWKNLAEEYNAKWQDAKEELDEYQQSSQELESEMELQLEQSESKVKELTSQNERLETELDTLRERFEQQSSTDARLIGELQDDLAELKGYKRELEVYIRELEQMNDDLQRAKRETVSSLQDFESKLNQAIERNAFLESELDDRDYLMESVQRLKDEARDLRQELDVTKKKKDEPETTSPAVVKVKPEVKVEPSTNHQQLLPNTIYKENQSNGTMSTPSRTGLLRSTGTSNTASTPLTPTARISALNIVGDLLRKVGALETKLNAVKNTVSDQSPMTKHRRAVDSRRGSSKTPGQAGGYVKISV, from the exons GTGGCAAGATGCGAAGGAAGAACTGGATGAATACCAGCAAAGTAGTCAGGAATTGGAATCTGAAATGGAACTACAGTTAGAACAATCAGAGAGCAAAGTAAAGGAATTGACCTCACAAAATGAGAGGCTGGAAACAGAGCTGGACACACTCAGG GAAAGGTTTGAACAGCAATCTTCGACAGATGCGAGGCTGATTGGAGAGCTGCAGGATGATCTTGCCGAGCTAAAAGGCTACAAGAGAGAACTGGAAGTCTATATTAGAGAATTGGAGCAGATGAATGATGATTTGCAGCGCGCTAAGAG GGAAACAGTCAGCTCTCTGCAGGACTTTGAATCTAAGCTCAATCAGGCAATAGAGAGAAATGCATTCCTCGAATCGGAACTCGATGACAGGGACTATCTGATGGAAAGTGTACAAAGGCTGAAGGATGAAGCTAGAG ATCTGAGACAAGAATTAGACGTTACTAAGAAGAAAAAGGATGAGCCGGAAACTACGTCTCCGGCAGTTGTTAAAGTGAAACCAGAAGTGAAGGTTGAGCCTTCGACCAATCACCAACAGTTACTCCCTAATACAATATACAAGGAGAATCAATCTAATGGCACTATGAGTACACCTAGCAGAACAGGCTTACTGAGAA GTACTGGAACATCAAATACAGCTAGCACACCCTTAACACCTACTGCTCGTATATCAGCTCTAAATATTGTTGGAGATCTTCTGAGGAAAGTTGGTGCTCTGGAGACAAAATTGAATGCGGTAAAGAACACAGTCTCTGACCAGAGTCCTATGACCAAGCATAG AAGAGCGGTGGATTCACGTCGAGGATCATCTAAGACTCCTGGTCAAGCTGGAGGCTATGTGAAGATAAGCGTATAA
- the LOC137386951 gene encoding small COPII coat GTPase SAR1B-like gives MSFIWDWLSGMLNFLGLYKKSGKLLFLGLDNAGKTTLLHMLKDKRMQQHMPTLHGTSEELTMGGMRFTTFDLGGHKQARRVWKNYFPAVDGIVFIIDTADRERIPESISELQSLMGDEQIGDCPIMILGNKIDKQGAASEDEIRHYFGLNGRTTGKGNIPKSELTSRPIELFMCSILREQGYGEGFRWLAQYL, from the exons ATGTCTTTCATCTGGGATTGGCTTTCTGGAATGCTAAACTTTTTAG GTTTATATAAAAAGTCTGGCAAATTACTATTTTTGGGATTGGACAATGCTGGTAAAACAACACTGCTCCACATGTTGAAGGACAAAAGAATGCAACAACACATGCCCACATTACACGGAA CTTCGGAGGAGCTCACAATGGGTGGCATGAGATTTACCACCTTTGACCTTGGTGGACACAAGCAAG CTCGAAGGGTGTGGAAGAACTACTTTCCTGCAGTTGACGGAATCGTTTTCATCATTGACACAGCGGACAGGGAGCGAATACCCGAATCAATTTCAGAATTACAG AGTCTTATGGGAGATGAACAGATCGGCGATTGTCCAATCATGATTCTTGGCAATAAAATAGACAAACAGGGTGCAGCCAGTGAAGACGAGATCAGACACTATTTTGGATTGAATGGACGAACTACAGGAAAG GGCAACATCCCAAAAAGTGAGCTAACATCAAGACCTATCGAGTTGTTTATGTGCAGTATTCTACGGGAACAAGGTTATGGCGAAGGATTTCGTTGGTTAGCTCAATACCTCTAG